One Osmerus eperlanus chromosome 2, fOsmEpe2.1, whole genome shotgun sequence genomic window, aggggggctgtcgctgtcttggtgtgtggggttgcatcaaattccccttttttgctctgttaaattgctgcaccagtccacacttgaccggtggggatctcattctattatgactgtaactgttagctgctcctggcattctctaatccctgctctcctctctctctgtcccccccccccacacacacacacacacacatcccttgtggtgtggggggtttgagttgtcagcacctgcctggtcgtcggtcagccaacgctggacctggtcgcgagtctcccggtcctgtcctacatctataaagttgaataatggattttggtgttttaaaaacccatcgacactgtatgactatgtttagcctgtgttctgctcctctctcccaccaaccgtctctggaggaggggatccctctctgaattgctcctcccaaggtttcttccattttttttctcctgttgagagttttttgggagtttttccttgtcttccttgagggtttaagttggttgaggggcagttctatgggcatatgtgaagccctctgtgacatgcttgcgtgtaaaaagggctatacaaataaattagaTTTGATTAGTCTCAATCTCCCAACAAAAACAGACTGCTCAAGTTTATATAGGAGAGCTTCGGTGTAGGATCATTCAAATATAAATCGCTTTGGCGAATTAGGAGGACTAATCTGTATTTCACAATAAGTAGGTACACATGTGAATATAAACTTGAGTTTCGtaaattagcctactccttCATTTGTGTGAAAATGGGGTAGCCGTGGGCCTTTCTAGCTGTGACCTATTCGGAAAACCACACCCCTCTGTCCGTTATGTaatttaaatgtttaaaaaaaataagagCGCTTGCTTTTAATGTGCAACAAATATCTACAACCTGACTCCTGGAGCGCTCAGAGGCTATATTCAAAGAGAGCGGTATTGTAGCCTACGCCACAGTTCACCTTATTAAGACAGCTCAGCATGCGGCGTATTTTCGGGCCTGTAGAGCTTCTTAAGGCTCTGCAGTCGGTGGCAATCAAACGTAGCCGGCTCAAGCTCGCCAAGTCCCATAACAAAGACAGGGGAGTGCAATGATCTACCATGATCCTAACCCCGCCTTCCGGTTAGATTGTGTTGAGAACGGTTGTTTTTCTTTACCGTACATTATTCAATACGGCGCAAAGATATTTTGGACCGAGAAGGGGGCGTGTCATAGCGTGTTCAAAGCCTGTTTATAGATCCCACAAACAGGTCTGCTTCTACAGTAAAACTCTTGTTTTATGTGTTTGAATTTGCAGTAAAGCAGCAACCAATTTCCATCATGTTAGATCAGAAAAGGCCTGATGTTtattgagaagaaaaaaaaaaatatatcgtTGGATTATGAAAATATTTAATGACCATTATCATAATGTTTCGTTGTAGCCTACATCTATGAATCACAATCAAAAAATTGGATTTCAATACTTTTATCAGATAATCTGAGAGGATTAGACATTTTGTCGCAGTCTTGCTGTTCTTAAATAAACATGAAAACATAAGTTTATACTCCGTGTATCCATATCTCTCAGGATAAACAATCAACGTTGCTCAAACAATGGTCTTTCAATCGGTAAATTACCGTTGCATATTTATTAGGAGAAATAATAACAGTTTTAGCCCCTTTGGGATTGTCTAACATCTGGTCTTGAGCCTTCAGGTCGAGACCTACAGTTTATTTGAAGGAGTCTGCGTTCAATTGGCCTGATCTCACATAACAAGCCTCCGTTTAAGAGATTTCCTATGAAAACAcggccctctcccctcctgcagaCTGCTGCTCTATTAACTCCCCCAACAAGCTTTAGCATGCCTCTGTTAACATTGATACCCAAACAAGTGACTGTGTAAGCAAGCTGACATTGCCAGTAAATTATATGTATTATGTCTTGAGTGGATTCACTGTTTTTTTCATTGTTTTAGACTGCGTTTCTATGGTTGCACAAcaggggcctgttgcacaaaactaggataagggattaagccaggatatcttggtgatcctggctcaattgatccgtaatccggttgcactaaagatggatagggggcaggaggatatgttatggtataaattaccatggagatttattctgtggagctagcctgctccagaccaggctaaattccaggatctatttaatctcatccctaatgtcagtcagcagtcaccacaaatggaaaccaatagttatttcactgctcactatacattgttatcacatataactagacccactgtcattatttaaacgtttgtgatcattaatttcaatgattttggataaaaaatgatttttagatgatgttgctatcattagataatttacagtttcccatagactataaggctatatataaaatgatagaatattagggccacagaggggaaaaaaacacaagtcataatattgtaaccagttgttttaaaggaggacagttgttaaaatgacagatgtggggcatttcgtgaaattgtacttcagtatggtttcataaacaaagacatgctgatgtgccagaatattaagtatcacattgtcataagtatcaaaactgtaaaaacaatatgtagcttttctgcagaaagaaccagcctcataaatttatgactttatcctttttcttcagtgtggccctagtactctgtcatataaacaaatacacattccatatgaatataaaaacacaatgtgtaacattatgttcctttattgaataaggacaaaacaaagcaggtaaaccatcagctcctttcgaaactgaagtcacagtgactctacaagatggaaagcacagaatccaagcatattatacaaaatgatacatacacattcaaaggtctgtatataacacaccctgcatgtctgcacactaaaataaatgcaggacaaatccatacacatcaactgaacagacaaatgaatggatgcagtagcctccctgcagccttgtattacacacagtataccgCACAAACATCATAAGAGGCCAAATTCGTAAAAAAACGAACCCCAAAAAAACCAAATTCCTCTGCCACCGCAGGACATATTTAACCAAAATtgaaagcacacatactaactaaaataattcaacacatattggtccctcagcaaccgaccactgtcgtcatcagggaagattgccggattgtcccagtccatggctggtggcactctgggggccctctccttcctcaggcaggccacattgtggaggacagcacaagccacagtaatatcacatgccctaacagggctgacccttaatttgtgaaggcagtgaaagcgtgccttcaggaggccaaaggtcatttcaactctggccctggtcctggcatgggcatggttgtaggcctgctgtgcttcctgggggtctgtgaaaggtgtcaggagaaaaggctggcagccataccccctgtctcccagcaacacaccagagaattcacctgtcaacacaaaatctcatcattactacctcataaacacagtgatattcttgacacagccatgatggttataaataggggttgtgtggcttaccttgtgataggcactgatagatttcagaggcccgaaagattctggagtcatggactgagccaggccattttgccacaacattgctgatcacacagtcagcattgcagaccatctgaaatcataagatgaggaatattacaccaatcaatgcacatcactggcaatgcagagtgttcgtcaatggacaatatcaaaaagttatgttcacctgaacattaatgctgtgaaaggatttcctattcacaaaatcggcctcatgggcacctgagggggcttttatccttatgtgtgtgcagtccactgcaccaatgacattggggaaacctgtcacacaaagtaatgagtatcctactatgtgttaacagttgtcctgttatttgtagatcctcttacctgcaatcctatagaactcctctttgatgtcacagagtcttctgtggccagggaaggagatgaagacatctgctaatgctttgatagccagacacacactccttattgtgcggcaaattgtggccttgttcagctgttctgcatcccccactgagtacaggaaggctccactagcaaaaaagcgcaaggccacacaaaccatttgctccacactcagcgcatggctccgtgcagtgcggtgcttaatcctgggacccagtagtctgcatagatacctgatgccatctgcagaaaacctgtatctttcatatagatggtcatcagggaaggccagtgggtccaaccggtccctgaagaccctttctcgcctgaaggctctcctcagcacaagtgcttcttcatccaccacatctcgcacgaatgggcatgccattgtcagagcagaaaggaacacacaattttgggccttcatataggctagtggccacacctggtgctgggggggtgggcaaaagagggcgatgccttataacgatgacttggttgtactgattgctgggaaaataaaaaaaaccttagaaagatgccaccgtcctgtgtgctcacaataagagctcatatgtcatggctcacttgactttacgagaatatacctaatttttattttcagctgtgtcatcttcttggagctgggggaggaaagaaaaataatgattaatacatttgtgttacagttagcatacagtgtacattgaaggcatatctcacctccctctcaagtttttttatttcaaggtccagtttcctaattgtcctcttttttatttcggactccagtgcaagattttccatctttttcttcttgtactgaatgtctatgtctgccagttctatttggcgccggaggtggttgccatacaactttctgatagcttgtgagctctgtgaacacaatacaattagcgcagctggaatttggcaggatgtggtgtccttttattaatacgcactatgttgccaggctggttttcccactgtatagcatctgggtcctgtaaaagaaattagattttttgattttgatgaggactcctcaccattgtagagtaaatagtactttcacagtccagagagatggtctcctcctcatcacagtccagagagatggtctcctcctcatcatcgtctccatcatgtgctgttgctgctgcactggggccttcaccctatcacatttaatcggattcatattgaagctagtagacaagacatgccaggcctacagtatgcctttgatggagtactcactggatcagcatcgtctggtgcttgtgctggtggctctaacaggaacacagtgctgccagacactgcaaggcaataggtaaaccaaagtcagacagtccaaattgattcaatatgaatgtggttgtatcccatgtagagatggaaggacataccttgaatgaagcgggtggcatcttgggaggaacctatgctcgtctctttccccccagggatcccctctaagacgggcctgcctttatttagctccaaggccatgtcctctgctggggtaaggtcagcctttggtgacccaccacccgtgccttgtctgtgggtattctttttcactgctaaaacagtacagacaatgtgtgagcaggcaccttctgggtacaatatatgcttgtgctttgttaaatattagtcagggaccataccattctgcagaatgttcttgtatttgattttgacctgctgccatgtccgttttggcccgttcatgtttaatctacacacacacacacacacacacatttaatggagtcacactgcaaaaaattacttggtatttttgtcttgttttcagtAAAAATATCCAAAAATTTATCATAGCTTTATACAGTGTGATGgagttactttacacaatttcactcatatctgcagtgcatttcaattaaaaatttaaccgtttcataattacagtacaactgcatttttggagatgtgaattaaatatttgaattgtaattgtgatgtttcagcggagcggtgagtgtgtaattgtgcactacttacgcattcaggcggtctgcaatactttgccacgctttttctctttgctttatcactgtggcggtgttgcctttcttcttaattatatcttttacctcctcgtatgcctccatgaggatttgtgcttccgacggggaaaagtacgcggctctagttgccatggtaaatcagttaatctgtgatctgtggcggggtctatttgagtgagccgtgagcgcgcacctatccaggattggtttcacctggcttaatgaatccgtgtctgctcatcctggcttggtctttgtgcaaccaattaagcctggacgcacatgttttggcttcattgagctcagctgagtcatttatcccggatgtcttaattctacttttgtgcaacaggccccagGAGCTACAGTCATTTTCAGTGAATTCAGTTCAGCCCGAAGTTTGTTCGTCCCCTACACCCCTGTTGTGGGAGGTGTTCAAGTCTCAAGCAAAACTTAATGTTTTCACGTGGGCCTTTATTCTATGGTGCCATTTTTACATAAATTATTATGGAAATGTTAGGTGGATGTAATATTTGAATGTAGATGTTGGTGAATTACAGGGGACTAAGGTGCATTTGCTTGAGCAAATGGTCTAAGTTGTATTGTAATACTACAAGTGGATGCATGTTTGACACCTGGGAGTTTAAGATGGAAAATAAAGACCATATCGATTGGACTGGAGTGTCACTCTTTGATTGTTTTCCAGTTTACAAGTCCAGTTAAAATACCAAATTATAAAATTATGCTATATTCAATTATTTATATTCAAGTATGATACATTTACTGAATTAGGCCTAAGCCTACTGATTGGGCACATTTGCATGTAAACATACAAATCAACGACGTGTCTTCCACTTAATCTTTTCGTGAGCCTGATGGTTCACATGGATTTGTTTGCCTTAAATATCATTCAGCAAAATGGCGTTCATGGACAGGGGCACTGCAAAACGTCTAATTTGCCATGAGATGGGTGAAATACATTTGCGTGTACACAGACGGCAGTACGGTAGCATCCAAGGGGTGTACACATGATGCGTTGATAGAGAAGGTAGTTCTGTGTTTCAATCAGTTGGGTAGGCTTCTGACTTATGTCTGTTGTACAATTttaagggggtgtggggggagaaTGAAAGAGCTCTTCCAAAAACACGGACGAAATCATGAACGGTGCCGTGTATATTTCGTTTTTCCAAGGCCAGCTCGAATCTGTTCTGGAGCAAGTAGTTCAACTCGCGGTCCAGGAAATAAGCAAGACTGTTGGGGCGAGCTTGAATTCAATGTTAATGGAAACGGCTGTCAAAGAACAAGAAAACCAACGACTCAGGTTAAAGCTGCAAAAACGGGAGTTTGAACGTAAAGGCATCGAAAATGGGTCTCTGTCCAACGGTGGCAAGGCAGACAACGCGGCCATAGACAGAACAAAGCCCGActcacacacccccagcctAAGCTTGGAGCGCGGCGTGTCCGCAGACACACGAAGACTTGAGCAAAAAGGACGTGTCGTGGGTAAGGTTACCAGTTCAATGCACAAAACACCTTTGGGGGGAAAAACATTACGTAATTGCGCAGTCCCTAAGTCATTTTGACCAGTTCAGTGGGTGTGCGTGCCTGGGTGTTTGCTAAAAAGGCTAGCAATCGTTCAGCCTTGTGTGCGTATAAATCTGTAAACAAGACAATGCAACAACGCAATCTTAGGAAAGCCATATTTTGGCACAATTGGGAGCTATAATAGCAGATTACAACATAAATGGTAATTCTCTGTGATTTATTAAATTATGGGGCTAACAAACCGTTTGTTATTCTACTGGAGGTTTTGAGCTATTTGTCAACACACGAAAGTATTTCTTCTATATGTAGACGTAAGATGTAAGACTAAATGCGATTCATAGTGGCCTGCTCACACGTTGTTTCATTAGTTATGTTACATGAAAGCCTACAACTTCAGCCACAACACTAAACACCAATCCTTGTATTTGTTTCAACTACACATATTTGGTTGTATTAAATCCATCCTTTTTTGGGCATGCATAAAGACTTGCGATTGAGATGATTCTTCCGCACCAATGTAGCCTACACTTCCATGTTGCAGGCTACAACATATTCTATACAGGGATGCAAACTGTCTGTGGCTGGCAAGGTGGTGACGCTATTGTTGTTTAGCCCTCTCCTCGGCCCTCCCCCAGAATCACGCTGTTGACATGATCGCAAACCATGCCATTCCCCCCAGAATGCCCCAGTTGGCGTTACCATTAGAGACCATGTCAATGGAGTCATATCAGGgattaacccccccctccctcccttactcgAGTTATACACTAAACACTTCCAGCCTGAGATCTCTGACAAGGGCTTCATTTGCACATTTGggacaaaacacatttttgaggCCTGAACGGTGAACAGCGGGCTTCTCATGTATGGCTGGGAATCTTTGGGTGGCATTGCGGATGTCAGTTCTCTTTTCTGAGGTGGCACCACCACCTGTTTTGCCCTGCCAAGTGGCAAATCATTTGATTTGTAGATTGTGACACACTCATTTGTTTAGGCCTGTCAAAAATACACCCATTTTTATAACCATTTAGGCTATGGACCTCAACGACAAAACCATAAATTGTAAGTCAAGTGTGCAATGGCATTGTTTCAAATGACCTGAGGGTAGCATCTACCAACTCTAATTATATGCACGCAGAAGGGGGAGAAGCTGAAATCTAGGAGGCAGTTCCACCATTCCATGGTATTACAAGAGTGATTACCTTCAAAACTTTACAGGGTAATAAAATACCGGTGTGATTATAGTGGTTCAGTCAGTCTGAGCGAAACAGTGCCGTATGGACTCAAGCTCAATAAACCAGccacatatttacattacatgaacATGTTATTTGTTTAGGATGTGTTTTGGAcacttatccaaagcaacgtacgAGAATGCTTTTAGTAAGTACAGCGTGATCAAGGTCTGGAAGGGTCTAGTTGTTACAGTATTTCAGAAGTTAGTGCTAAGGAGCGTCTGTATTTAAACCAGACACGGCTGGTGATATTCTCATCCCTAATGAACAGTTTTCTGCACATATGCTTGGTCTGGGTGACGCATGATTGCCATGTCTTAAATCTCACAGACGTGTTTGGAAATACACTGGGAA contains:
- the LOC134015487 gene encoding putative nuclease HARBI1 isoform X1, with amino-acid sequence MKAQNCVFLSALTMACPFVRDVVDEEALVLRRAFRRERVFRDRLDPLAFPDDHLYERYRFSADGIRYLCRLLGPRIKHRTARSHALSVEQMVCVALRFFASGAFLYSVGDAEQLNKATICRTIRSVCLAIKALADVFISFPGHRRLCDIKEEFYRIAGFPNVIGAVDCTHIRIKAPSGAHEADFVNRKSFHSINVQMVCNADCVISNVVAKWPGSVHDSRIFRASEIYQCLSQGEFSGVLLGDRGYGCQPFLLTPFTDPQEAQQAYNHAHARTRARVEMTFGLLKARFHCLHKLRVSPVRACDITVACAVLHNVACLRKERAPRVPPAMDWDNPAIFPDDDSGRLLRDQYVLNYFS
- the LOC134015487 gene encoding putative nuclease HARBI1 isoform X2, which produces MKAQNCVFLSALTMACPFVRDVVDEEALVLRRAFRRERVFRDRLDPLAFPDDHLYERYRFSADGISGAFLYSVGDAEQLNKATICRTIRSVCLAIKALADVFISFPGHRRLCDIKEEFYRIAGFPNVIGAVDCTHIRIKAPSGAHEADFVNRKSFHSINVQMVCNADCVISNVVAKWPGSVHDSRIFRASEIYQCLSQGEFSGVLLGDRGYGCQPFLLTPFTDPQEAQQAYNHAHARTRARVEMTFGLLKARFHCLHKLRVSPVRACDITVACAVLHNVACLRKERAPRVPPAMDWDNPAIFPDDDSGRLLRDQYVLNYFS